The following are encoded together in the Desulfococcus multivorans genome:
- the argH gene encoding argininosuccinate lyase, which yields MSDKLWSGRFSEGTDTLVEGFTASIGYDRRLYTWDIEGSVAHCRMLAKTGVITAEEAAELVRGLEQVRREIEAGAFAFDDSLEDIHMHVESRLLEIVGKVAQKLHTGRSRNDQVALDIRMYLRAETRVIIEAVGRLRSALVSLAETHLGAVLPGYTHLQRAQPVLLSHHLMAYYEMFTRDGERFRDALSRIDVMPLGAAALAGTTYPIDREYTARQLDFPRISENSMDTVGDRDFALEFTAAAAICMMHFSRLSEELILWSSVEFGFVEIADAFTTGSSIMPQKKNPDVCELVRGKTGRVYGDLMTLLTLMKSLPMAYNRDMQEDKEPLFDAVDTLKMTLAVYTRMLPNITFKTDAMARATHTGFLNATDLADYLATRGMPFREAHHVVGKAVGFALGRGKELHELSLAELRTFSDRIESDIFSFLGVREMVDRRKSAGGTATENVRSAILKARRTLARESANEDRIKSGEHP from the coding sequence ATGTCCGACAAACTCTGGTCCGGCCGATTTTCCGAAGGAACCGATACGCTGGTGGAGGGGTTCACGGCCTCCATCGGCTATGATCGCCGCCTCTATACCTGGGACATTGAAGGCTCCGTCGCCCACTGCCGGATGCTTGCGAAAACCGGTGTGATCACGGCAGAGGAAGCCGCCGAGCTGGTTCGGGGGCTCGAACAGGTGCGCCGGGAGATAGAAGCCGGAGCGTTCGCCTTCGACGACAGCCTGGAAGACATCCACATGCACGTGGAGTCCCGCCTTTTGGAGATCGTGGGAAAGGTGGCCCAGAAACTGCACACGGGCCGCAGCCGGAACGATCAGGTGGCCCTCGACATTCGCATGTATCTCAGGGCGGAGACCCGTGTGATCATCGAGGCTGTCGGCCGGCTTCGCAGTGCTCTGGTGTCTCTCGCCGAAACTCATCTTGGGGCGGTTTTGCCGGGATATACGCATCTTCAGCGGGCCCAGCCCGTCCTGCTCTCCCATCACCTGATGGCCTATTATGAGATGTTCACCCGAGACGGGGAACGGTTTCGGGACGCGCTTTCCCGTATCGACGTCATGCCGTTGGGTGCGGCGGCCCTTGCCGGAACAACCTACCCCATTGATCGTGAATATACCGCGCGACAGCTCGATTTTCCCCGGATTTCCGAAAACAGCATGGACACGGTGGGCGATCGGGACTTTGCCCTGGAGTTTACTGCCGCAGCCGCCATCTGCATGATGCATTTCAGCCGGCTGTCCGAAGAGCTGATCCTCTGGTCTTCGGTCGAGTTCGGATTCGTGGAGATTGCCGATGCCTTCACCACCGGCAGCAGCATCATGCCCCAGAAGAAAAATCCAGACGTGTGCGAGCTCGTCCGAGGCAAGACCGGACGGGTCTACGGAGACCTGATGACGCTCCTGACCCTGATGAAATCCCTGCCCATGGCTTACAATCGGGACATGCAGGAAGACAAGGAGCCGCTTTTCGACGCTGTCGACACCCTGAAGATGACCTTGGCGGTCTATACCCGGATGCTCCCCAACATTACCTTCAAAACCGATGCGATGGCACGGGCGACCCATACCGGGTTTCTGAACGCCACGGATCTGGCCGATTATCTGGCAACCCGGGGGATGCCCTTCAGGGAGGCGCACCATGTGGTCGGCAAGGCTGTCGGATTCGCTCTCGGACGCGGCAAGGAACTGCATGAGCTCAGCCTGGCGGAGCTTCGAACCTTTTCCGACCGGATCGAGTCGGATATTTTCTCGTTTCTGGGGGTCCGGGAGATGGTTGATCGCCGAAAATCCGCGGGCGGCACGGCGACCGAAAACGTCCGGTCGGCCATTTTGAAAGCCCGTCGGACGCTGGCCCGAGAATCCGCCAACGAAGACCGGATCAAATCCGGAGAGCACCCGTGA
- a CDS encoding argininosuccinate synthase has product MTEQVKKVVLAYSGGLDTSVILRWLIETYDCEVIAFSADIGQEEELDTIEEKALKTGASKVYIDDLREPFIRDYVFPAFRANVVYEGQYLLGTSIARPLIARRQIEIANIEGADAVSHGATGKGNDQVRFELGYYALKPDIKIIAPWRIWDLTSRTALMAFAEKFGIEVLSTRKKPYSTDRNMLHISYEGGILEDPWQPPPEDIFTLTVSPKDAPDTAEEIEITFDQGDPTAVNGRAMSPATLFRELNRLGGKHGIGRADIVENRFVGMKSRGVYETPGGTILRAAHMAMESITMDREVMHLRDGLMPRYAEMIYNGFWFSPERELMQKLIDESQRNVSGVVRLSLYKGNCTVLGRKSDYSLYSEAFATFEDDTVYRQGDAEGFIKLNALRLRIREMNRKQA; this is encoded by the coding sequence ATGACGGAGCAAGTGAAAAAAGTCGTACTGGCGTATTCGGGCGGACTGGACACGTCGGTGATTTTACGTTGGCTGATCGAAACCTATGATTGTGAGGTCATTGCTTTTTCAGCCGATATCGGTCAGGAGGAGGAACTCGACACCATCGAGGAAAAAGCCCTCAAGACCGGCGCCTCAAAGGTCTATATCGACGATCTGAGGGAGCCCTTCATTCGGGACTACGTTTTTCCGGCCTTTCGCGCCAACGTAGTTTATGAAGGACAATATCTGCTGGGAACCTCTATTGCAAGACCCCTTATCGCCAGACGCCAGATCGAGATCGCCAATATCGAAGGGGCCGACGCGGTGAGTCACGGCGCTACCGGGAAGGGCAACGATCAGGTCCGCTTCGAGTTGGGTTACTATGCCCTGAAACCCGACATCAAAATCATCGCCCCCTGGCGAATCTGGGATTTGACATCCCGGACGGCCCTCATGGCGTTTGCTGAAAAGTTCGGCATCGAGGTCCTCTCAACTCGGAAAAAGCCTTACAGCACCGACCGGAACATGCTTCACATCAGCTACGAAGGCGGCATTCTCGAGGATCCCTGGCAGCCACCGCCTGAAGATATTTTCACCCTGACGGTGTCGCCCAAGGATGCGCCCGATACGGCCGAGGAGATCGAGATTACCTTTGATCAGGGCGATCCGACGGCCGTCAACGGCCGCGCCATGTCGCCGGCGACCCTGTTCAGGGAATTGAACCGCCTGGGCGGCAAGCACGGTATCGGGCGGGCGGATATCGTCGAAAACCGTTTCGTCGGGATGAAATCCCGGGGCGTCTATGAAACGCCCGGCGGCACGATTCTTCGGGCGGCCCACATGGCCATGGAATCCATCACCATGGACCGGGAGGTCATGCACCTGCGGGACGGCCTCATGCCCCGATACGCCGAGATGATCTACAACGGGTTCTGGTTTTCCCCGGAGCGGGAGTTGATGCAGAAGCTGATCGACGAGAGCCAGCGAAATGTGTCCGGTGTCGTTCGTCTGTCGCTTTACAAAGGAAACTGCACGGTGTTGGGTAGAAAATCGGATTATTCACTTTACAGCGAGGCCTTTGCCACCTTCGAGGATGACACGGTTTACCGGCAGGGGGACGCCGAGGGATTCATCAAGCTTAACGCCCTCAGGCTTCGCATCCGGGAAATGAATCGGAAACAGGCGTAA
- a CDS encoding acetylornithine transaminase yields MMQDIMKQADKVLAKTYLRQPIVITRGEGVTVWDADGKAYTDFVAGIAVCNLGHAHPRIAKALCDQAGRLFHVSNLYYTQPQIELATWLVDHSFADRVFFCNSGAEANEAAIKLSRRYFHEKGEARHRIVSAEKSFHGRTMATLSATGQDKIKKGFHPVLGGFDFVPFNDIDAMEKAVDHETCAVILEPIQGEGGIRMPDSGYLAAVRRLCDDAGALLIFDEIQTGIGRTGKLFAHEHFGVVPDIMSLAKALANGLPIGAMLAREDVAEAFGPGAHATTFGGTPVITAAAIETLSILTEEGVIEKAVETGDHFLSRLRDLRDRHPVIVDVRGKGLMIGMELSVPGAPLVTACLKRGFLVNCIQENILRFAPPLIIEKAAVDALVDCLDELLSRK; encoded by the coding sequence ATGATGCAGGACATCATGAAGCAGGCGGACAAGGTGTTGGCCAAAACCTACCTCCGGCAGCCCATCGTCATCACACGGGGCGAGGGGGTGACGGTGTGGGATGCCGATGGAAAAGCCTACACCGATTTCGTGGCGGGAATCGCCGTGTGCAATCTGGGCCATGCCCATCCCCGGATCGCCAAGGCCTTGTGCGACCAGGCGGGACGGCTTTTTCACGTCTCCAACCTCTATTACACCCAACCCCAAATCGAGCTGGCGACCTGGCTCGTCGACCACAGCTTCGCCGATCGGGTCTTTTTCTGCAACAGCGGCGCTGAGGCGAACGAAGCCGCCATCAAGCTCTCCCGGCGCTATTTTCACGAGAAGGGGGAGGCGCGCCACCGCATCGTGAGCGCGGAGAAATCCTTTCACGGGCGAACCATGGCGACCCTGTCGGCCACGGGTCAGGACAAGATCAAGAAGGGGTTTCATCCGGTTCTGGGCGGCTTTGATTTCGTGCCGTTCAATGACATCGATGCCATGGAAAAAGCGGTCGACCATGAAACCTGCGCTGTTATCCTGGAGCCGATCCAGGGGGAAGGCGGCATCCGTATGCCGGATTCCGGATACCTGGCCGCGGTCCGTCGGTTGTGCGATGATGCGGGGGCGCTTCTTATTTTCGACGAGATCCAGACCGGGATCGGCCGGACCGGCAAGCTGTTCGCCCACGAGCATTTCGGCGTCGTACCGGACATCATGAGCCTGGCCAAGGCCCTCGCCAACGGTCTGCCCATCGGTGCTATGCTGGCCCGTGAAGATGTCGCCGAAGCCTTCGGGCCGGGGGCCCACGCCACCACCTTCGGGGGCACGCCCGTCATTACCGCGGCGGCGATCGAGACGTTGAGCATCCTGACCGAGGAGGGGGTCATCGAAAAGGCGGTTGAAACCGGCGATCACTTTCTTTCGCGGTTGAGGGATCTCAGGGATCGCCACCCCGTCATCGTCGACGTCAGGGGCAAAGGCCTTATGATCGGGATGGAACTCAGCGTTCCCGGAGCCCCGCTGGTGACCGCCTGTCTGAAACGGGGATTCCTCGTCAATTGTATCCAGGAGAACATCCTCCGGTTTGCACCGCCCCTGATCATCGAAAAAGCGGCTGTGGATGCCCTTGTCGACTGTCTGGACGAACTGCTGAGCCGGAAATAG
- the argB gene encoding acetylglutamate kinase, with the protein MNKNVADILVEALPYIRRFSGMTIVIKYGGHAMVDEQLKTDFARDITLLKFIGLNPVVVHGGGPQINRVLEKMGITSTFVRGMRLTDAPTMDVVEMVLGGKVNKSIVSQINQQGGKAVGLTGKDGRLIRAKKLHIVFQEDETKPPEIIDPGLVGEVVEVNAEIIHTLSRQGFIPIIAPVGAGDGGESYNINADLVAGRIAQALGAGRFILLTDVDGVLDAAGALISSIDAPTIESMIHEGSISGGMIPKIECALDALRNGVGKTHIINGRKRHAILLELFTDSGIGTQVTI; encoded by the coding sequence ATGAATAAGAACGTCGCGGACATACTTGTCGAGGCACTGCCTTACATACGCCGGTTCAGCGGCATGACCATCGTCATCAAGTACGGGGGGCATGCCATGGTGGATGAACAGCTGAAAACGGATTTTGCCAGGGATATCACCCTGCTCAAGTTTATCGGGCTCAACCCGGTGGTGGTTCACGGCGGCGGCCCCCAAATCAATCGTGTTCTGGAGAAGATGGGCATCACCTCTACATTTGTCCGCGGCATGCGCCTAACCGACGCGCCCACCATGGATGTGGTCGAGATGGTCCTGGGCGGAAAAGTCAATAAGAGCATCGTTTCTCAGATCAATCAACAGGGCGGCAAGGCCGTCGGGCTCACTGGAAAGGACGGACGATTGATCCGGGCAAAGAAGCTCCACATCGTTTTTCAGGAGGACGAGACCAAACCCCCCGAGATCATTGACCCCGGATTGGTGGGAGAGGTGGTGGAGGTGAATGCGGAGATCATCCATACCCTCTCCCGACAGGGCTTCATTCCGATTATCGCGCCGGTGGGCGCCGGAGACGGGGGAGAAAGCTACAACATCAATGCCGACCTGGTGGCGGGAAGGATCGCCCAGGCCCTGGGCGCCGGACGATTCATTCTTTTGACGGACGTCGACGGGGTTTTGGACGCGGCGGGCGCACTGATCTCCTCCATCGACGCGCCGACCATCGAAAGCATGATCCATGAAGGGAGCATTTCAGGCGGCATGATTCCCAAGATCGAGTGCGCCCTGGACGCGCTCAGGAACGGGGTGGGGAAGACCCACATCATCAACGGCAGGAAGCGGCACGCCATCCTGCTGGAACTTTTTACCGACAGCGGCATTGGAACGCAGGTGACCATATGA
- the hslU gene encoding ATP-dependent protease ATPase subunit HslU — protein MSDLKPSEIVKELDKYIIGQGKAKKSVAIALRNRWRRQRLSPDLAEEIAPKNIILIGPTGVGKTEISRRLSKLTDSPFHKVEASKFTEVGYVGRDVESMIRDLVELTVGELRSREQEAVRDKAMAVAEERILDLLLPKSGERAFRGGDDAEGGTVEVVGMERIQASSTREKLRKMLRQGKLDERFVDLDVTERTFPMVEVFSSMGMEEMGINFKDMFNNILPRNTKRRKVKVPEAMEMIAQEEARNLVDMDKVTRTAVEKVEQSGIIFLDEIDKIVGKEGGHGPDVSREGVQRDLLPLVEGSTVMTKYGPVKTDHVLFIAAGAFHTIKPSDLIPEMQGRFPIRVELDSLGKAEFVRILTEPRNALLLQYMALLRTENVEVVFEDDAVSEIAAYAEEVNAATENIGARRLHTLMECLLEDILFDAPDTAEQKIVIDRAYVAKKLGPIKGDEDLSRFIL, from the coding sequence ATGAGCGATTTAAAACCGTCTGAAATCGTAAAAGAACTTGACAAGTACATCATTGGGCAGGGTAAGGCCAAAAAATCAGTGGCCATCGCTCTCAGAAATCGATGGCGGCGGCAGCGGCTTTCCCCCGATCTCGCTGAAGAGATCGCTCCCAAGAATATTATCCTGATCGGCCCCACAGGCGTGGGGAAAACCGAAATTTCCAGGCGACTTTCCAAACTGACGGACAGTCCGTTTCACAAGGTCGAGGCGTCCAAGTTCACGGAGGTCGGCTATGTCGGTCGTGATGTGGAGTCCATGATCCGGGACCTGGTTGAACTGACGGTGGGCGAGCTCAGATCCCGCGAACAGGAGGCGGTCAGGGACAAGGCCATGGCCGTGGCCGAGGAACGAATTCTCGATCTTCTGCTGCCGAAATCCGGTGAACGCGCCTTTCGGGGCGGGGACGACGCCGAGGGCGGCACCGTCGAGGTGGTCGGCATGGAACGGATCCAGGCATCCTCCACTCGGGAGAAACTCCGGAAGATGCTGCGGCAGGGCAAACTCGACGAACGGTTCGTGGATCTCGACGTCACCGAGCGGACGTTTCCCATGGTCGAGGTCTTTTCCAGCATGGGAATGGAAGAGATGGGTATCAATTTCAAGGACATGTTCAACAACATCCTGCCTCGGAACACCAAGCGGCGGAAGGTCAAGGTGCCTGAAGCCATGGAGATGATCGCACAGGAGGAAGCCCGGAACCTGGTCGACATGGACAAGGTGACCCGAACGGCCGTGGAAAAAGTCGAGCAGTCCGGGATCATCTTTCTGGACGAGATCGACAAGATTGTGGGGAAAGAGGGCGGCCACGGGCCGGATGTGTCCAGAGAAGGCGTTCAACGGGATTTGCTTCCTCTGGTTGAGGGCTCCACCGTCATGACCAAATATGGTCCCGTCAAAACCGACCACGTCCTGTTTATCGCGGCCGGGGCCTTTCATACCATCAAACCCTCGGACCTGATCCCTGAAATGCAGGGGCGGTTTCCCATCCGCGTCGAACTGGATTCCCTCGGAAAGGCGGAGTTCGTCAGAATTCTGACCGAGCCCCGGAACGCTCTTCTTCTTCAGTATATGGCCCTTCTCCGTACTGAGAATGTGGAAGTGGTGTTCGAGGATGACGCTGTTTCCGAAATCGCGGCCTATGCGGAAGAAGTGAACGCGGCCACTGAAAATATCGGCGCCCGAAGGCTCCATACGCTGATGGAGTGTCTCCTGGAGGACATCCTGTTCGACGCGCCGGACACGGCAGAGCAGAAGATCGTCATCGATCGGGCCTATGTTGCGAAAAAGCTGGGACCCATCAAGGGCGACGAGGATTTGAGCCGATTCATTTTATAG
- the hslV gene encoding ATP-dependent protease subunit HslV translates to MTETFHGTTILAVRRKGRLAVAGDGQVTLGNTVVKHQARKVRRVYNDKIIVGFAGATADALNLSESLEKKLERYNGNLTRSAVELARDWRTDKYLRRLEALMIAADDARTFLISGSGDVIEPDEGVVAIGSGGVAAQAAAGALMSHTDMEAREIVEVAMKIAASICVYTNTVITVEEI, encoded by the coding sequence ATGACCGAAACGTTTCACGGAACGACGATTCTGGCGGTACGTCGAAAAGGGCGACTGGCCGTCGCGGGCGACGGTCAGGTGACCTTGGGCAATACCGTCGTCAAGCATCAGGCCAGAAAGGTCCGGCGCGTATATAACGACAAGATCATCGTCGGTTTTGCCGGCGCCACCGCCGATGCCCTTAATCTTTCCGAAAGCCTCGAAAAGAAGTTGGAACGGTACAACGGCAACCTCACCCGCAGCGCCGTCGAACTGGCCCGGGACTGGCGGACCGACAAATACCTGAGACGCCTCGAAGCCCTCATGATTGCGGCGGACGATGCCCGAACCTTTTTGATTTCCGGCAGCGGCGACGTCATCGAGCCCGATGAGGGCGTCGTGGCCATCGGGTCCGGCGGGGTGGCCGCCCAGGCGGCGGCCGGGGCGTTGATGTCCCACACCGATATGGAAGCGCGAGAGATCGTCGAGGTCGCCATGAAGATCGCCGCTTCGATTTGTGTTTATACCAACACGGTTATCACCGTGGAAGAGATATAA
- a CDS encoding tyrosine recombinase XerC: MPIEAFIRFLGVEKGYSEHTCRAYRHDVEEFCAYLAENEMIGEDAGVCPTAVTPQVVRGYLGALHGKNTKKTIARKLSAIRSFFGFLVGRGEVERNPAEQLRTPKQEKPIPACLSVDDVFRLLDTIGTDDLSGKRDRAMFETLYSCGIRVSELVGMNWFDIDVDRKLVRVSGKGEKDRVVPIGRKALTAVRAYREALWREIRIDPNQDGPLFLNYSGGRLTARSVGRILERRLCECGLAGSVSPHGLRHSFASHLLDAGADLRALQEMLGHRKLSTTQRYTHISIDTLTAAYDKAHPRK; encoded by the coding sequence ATGCCGATCGAAGCCTTTATCCGCTTTCTCGGCGTGGAAAAAGGGTATTCCGAACACACGTGCCGGGCCTACCGTCATGACGTGGAAGAGTTTTGCGCCTATCTGGCGGAAAACGAGATGATCGGAGAGGACGCCGGCGTCTGTCCGACGGCGGTCACCCCCCAGGTGGTCCGAGGGTATCTCGGAGCGCTCCACGGGAAGAATACGAAAAAAACCATCGCCCGAAAGTTGTCGGCGATACGCTCTTTTTTCGGATTTCTCGTGGGACGGGGGGAGGTGGAGCGCAATCCTGCGGAGCAGCTCCGGACACCCAAACAGGAAAAGCCCATTCCCGCATGCCTCTCCGTGGATGACGTCTTTCGGCTTCTCGACACCATCGGCACCGACGATCTTTCGGGCAAGCGGGATCGTGCCATGTTTGAAACACTCTATTCCTGCGGTATCCGTGTTTCAGAGCTGGTGGGCATGAACTGGTTCGACATCGATGTCGACCGAAAACTCGTCAGGGTTTCAGGCAAAGGTGAAAAAGATCGGGTGGTTCCCATCGGCCGCAAGGCACTGACGGCTGTCCGAGCTTATCGGGAGGCGCTTTGGCGAGAAATAAGGATAGATCCGAACCAGGACGGCCCCCTGTTCCTGAATTACTCCGGCGGAAGGCTTACGGCCCGTTCAGTGGGGCGGATCCTCGAACGACGTCTGTGCGAATGCGGACTGGCCGGATCGGTATCTCCCCATGGACTGCGGCATTCCTTTGCCAGCCACCTACTGGATGCCGGCGCCGATCTGAGGGCGCTTCAGGAGATGTTGGGACATCGGAAACTGTCCACTACCCAACGGTATACCCACATCAGCATCGATACCCTGACGGCGGCCTATGACAAGGCCCACCCAAGAAAGTGA
- a CDS encoding 5' nucleotidase, NT5C type produces the protein MYGTGFETRVIDPASLAFDIDGVVADTMRLFIDIAREDYAITHIAYDDITHYMLEDCLDISTAVIGEIIEKLLDGSRDEGLRPLRGAREVLTRLESTFGPLCFVTARPTPEPIHQWMLKTLSVSASGVDITATGSFEAKADVLRERRRRYFVEDRLETCFDLERAGITPILFRQPWNRKAHPFIEVDSWQALEDLIAF, from the coding sequence ATGTATGGAACCGGATTTGAGACGCGGGTGATCGATCCCGCATCCCTGGCCTTCGATATCGACGGCGTGGTGGCGGATACCATGCGGCTGTTTATCGACATCGCGCGAGAAGATTATGCCATCACCCATATTGCCTATGACGATATCACCCATTACATGCTCGAGGATTGCCTGGATATATCGACGGCGGTTATCGGAGAGATCATCGAAAAGCTGCTGGACGGCAGTCGGGATGAGGGCTTGAGGCCACTTCGGGGAGCCCGCGAGGTTTTGACAAGGTTGGAAAGCACCTTCGGCCCCCTTTGCTTCGTAACGGCCCGGCCGACGCCCGAACCCATCCATCAGTGGATGCTTAAGACCCTGTCCGTATCCGCCTCCGGTGTGGACATCACCGCCACCGGATCCTTTGAGGCCAAGGCCGATGTGCTGCGGGAACGCCGCAGGCGCTATTTTGTCGAGGATCGCCTCGAAACCTGTTTCGATTTGGAAAGGGCGGGAATAACACCCATTCTCTTCAGGCAGCCCTGGAACCGGAAGGCGCACCCTTTTATCGAGGTGGACAGCTGGCAGGCGCTGGAAGATCTGATCGCGTTCTGA
- a CDS encoding Rho termination factor N-terminal domain-containing protein, which produces MGDKKKETKEKPLEKMTSKELRELAMSTDGITGAHGMNKEELISEIRKARGIEEPARKKTDTGVRELKKKIRELKAKRESAQASQDERMAGIYRKRMIRLKKKTRRVA; this is translated from the coding sequence ATGGGCGACAAAAAAAAAGAAACCAAGGAAAAACCCCTGGAGAAAATGACATCCAAGGAACTTCGTGAACTGGCCATGAGCACTGACGGCATAACAGGAGCCCACGGCATGAACAAGGAGGAACTCATCTCCGAGATTCGCAAGGCCCGGGGCATCGAGGAGCCGGCCCGGAAGAAAACGGACACCGGCGTACGGGAGTTGAAAAAAAAGATCCGGGAGTTGAAGGCCAAGCGTGAATCGGCCCAGGCGTCCCAAGACGAGCGGATGGCCGGAATCTATCGCAAACGGATGATCCGGCTCAAGAAGAAAACCCGCAGGGTGGCGTAA
- a CDS encoding uracil-DNA glycosylase: protein MPLDDPQAAMGEEFSRLIAGFRNTLRFMAACGCKGFDTAIDKRRLDQLGKEGSDPTLPGKTMEEIRTDLGDCRRCGLCRYRTNIVFGAGDPRARLVFVGEGPGEDEDLSGEPFVGRAGRLLDRIIDAMKLVRESVYICNIVKCRPPANRTPLPEEIECCVPFLERQIAAVSPDVICTLGATATRSLLKIDAPISRLRGRFHDYRGIRVMPTYHPAYLLRYPERKRETWEDIKMILKVMALI from the coding sequence ATGCCTTTAGACGATCCACAGGCCGCTATGGGCGAGGAATTCTCACGCCTCATCGCCGGTTTTCGCAACACGTTGCGGTTTATGGCCGCATGCGGTTGCAAAGGGTTCGATACCGCCATCGACAAGAGGCGACTCGATCAGCTGGGCAAAGAGGGCTCAGATCCGACTTTACCAGGGAAAACCATGGAAGAGATCCGGACCGACCTGGGCGACTGTCGGCGCTGCGGACTTTGTCGATATCGAACCAACATCGTCTTCGGGGCGGGCGATCCCCGAGCCCGCCTGGTGTTCGTGGGGGAAGGACCCGGCGAGGATGAAGATTTGTCCGGTGAACCTTTCGTAGGGCGGGCCGGCCGGCTCCTTGACCGGATTATCGATGCCATGAAGCTCGTCCGGGAATCGGTTTACATCTGTAATATCGTCAAGTGCCGTCCGCCGGCCAACAGGACACCTCTTCCCGAAGAGATTGAATGCTGCGTGCCTTTTCTGGAACGCCAGATCGCGGCCGTCTCTCCCGATGTCATCTGCACTCTCGGCGCTACGGCCACCCGCTCTCTTCTGAAAATAGACGCCCCCATCTCCCGGTTGAGAGGGCGGTTTCACGATTATCGGGGAATACGGGTGATGCCGACGTACCATCCCGCCTATCTTTTGCGTTATCCCGAGAGGAAACGAGAAACCTGGGAGGACATAAAGATGATCCTGAAGGTGATGGCGCTGATTTAG
- the coaBC gene encoding bifunctional phosphopantothenoylcysteine decarboxylase/phosphopantothenate--cysteine ligase CoaBC — protein MKTSIHGVRIVLGVSGGIAAYKSVELLRLLTKSGADVRVMMTRNATRFVGPMTFEALSGKRVCTDLFDRSDPDASIRHIEWAQDAQGVVIAPATANMVAKYAHGFADDALSTFLLAVTCPMVICPSMNSDMYLNPSVQRNLECLKSDGHLVLEPGAGELACRTVGPGRLPEPAQILDRLTALLTRKDLAGKTVLVTAGPTREPIDPVRFISNPSSGKMGYALARAAEYRGGDVVLVSGPTALPDPANVKTVRVRTAGEMALAVFDHMGDADIIIKSAAVGDYRAVETAAHKIKKTADQLVLTLIKNEDILKSLGERKTHQILVGFAAETRDLKENAREKLVRKNLDMIVGNLVGHPASGFGSDTNRVTLFFRDGSCEPLAEMDKDAVAHIILDRVRERCL, from the coding sequence ATGAAAACGTCCATCCACGGCGTACGCATCGTGCTTGGCGTCTCGGGCGGCATCGCGGCCTACAAGAGCGTGGAACTGCTTCGTCTGCTCACCAAAAGCGGCGCCGACGTGAGGGTGATGATGACTCGAAATGCGACCCGGTTTGTCGGGCCGATGACCTTCGAAGCCCTCTCCGGAAAGCGGGTTTGTACCGATCTTTTTGACAGAAGCGATCCCGACGCCTCCATTCGCCATATCGAATGGGCTCAGGACGCCCAGGGCGTCGTGATAGCGCCGGCGACCGCCAACATGGTTGCGAAATATGCGCATGGGTTCGCCGACGACGCCCTCAGCACTTTTCTTCTGGCAGTGACGTGCCCGATGGTGATTTGTCCGTCCATGAATTCGGACATGTATCTGAATCCGTCGGTGCAGCGGAATCTCGAGTGTCTGAAATCAGACGGTCATCTGGTTCTGGAACCGGGGGCCGGTGAGCTGGCCTGCAGGACCGTAGGTCCGGGACGTTTACCTGAACCGGCGCAGATATTGGACCGACTGACGGCCCTTCTGACCCGAAAGGATCTGGCGGGAAAGACGGTTCTGGTGACGGCCGGGCCGACCCGTGAGCCCATCGATCCTGTTCGCTTCATCAGCAACCCCTCCTCTGGAAAGATGGGGTATGCTCTGGCTCGTGCCGCCGAATATCGGGGGGGCGATGTCGTGCTGGTCAGCGGTCCCACGGCATTGCCCGACCCTGCCAACGTCAAGACCGTCAGGGTCCGGACGGCCGGGGAGATGGCCCTCGCCGTTTTCGACCACATGGGGGACGCGGACATCATCATCAAGAGCGCCGCCGTCGGGGATTATCGCGCCGTTGAGACTGCAGCGCACAAGATCAAGAAAACAGCGGACCAGCTGGTTCTCACCCTGATCAAAAACGAGGATATTCTCAAGTCGTTGGGGGAGCGGAAAACCCATCAAATCCTTGTCGGATTCGCCGCGGAAACACGTGATCTGAAAGAGAATGCCCGGGAGAAACTCGTTCGGAAAAATCTGGACATGATCGTCGGCAATCTGGTAGGCCATCCCGCGTCGGGATTTGGGAGCGACACCAACCGGGTGACCCTTTTTTTTCGGGACGGGAGCTGCGAACCCCTGGCGGAGATGGACAAGGACGCCGTGGCGCATATCATTCTCGATCGGGTGCGCGAACGATGCCTTTAG